The Salvelinus sp. IW2-2015 linkage group LG15, ASM291031v2, whole genome shotgun sequence genome includes a region encoding these proteins:
- the lmx1bb gene encoding LIM homeobox transcription factor 1, beta b isoform X3 produces the protein MFAYHAAPWSNSSNDGRNRKGLLFATKCSGCLEKIAPTEFVMRALECVYHLNCFSCCVCDRQLRKGDEFVLKEGQLLCKSDYEKEKDLLSSVSPDDSDSEKSDDDDVDIKQEKGTGGQGKGDDGKDPRRPKRPRTILTTQQRRAFKASFEVSSKPCRKVRETLAAETGLSVRVVQVWFQNQRAKMKKLARRQQQQQEQQNSQRLGQEVMSNRMEGMMNSFTPLAPPQQQLVAMDQNGYSTDPFQQGLTPPQMPGDHMNPYGNDSIFHDIDSDTSLTSLSDCFMASSEVNMPARVGPIDRLYSMQNSYFAS, from the exons ATTGTTTGCCACCAAGTGCAGTGGATGCCTGGAGAAGATCGCCCCCACAGAGTTTGTGATGCGTGCTCTGGAGTGTGTATACCACCTCAACTGCttctcctgctgtgtgtgtgaccgGCAGCTGAGGAAAGGGGATGAGTTTGTCCTGAAGGAGGGCCAGCTGCTGTGTAAGAGTGACTATGAGAAGGAGAAGGACCTGCTCAGTTCTGTCAGCCCAGACGATTCTGACTCAG AGAAAAGTGACGATGACGATGTGGATATCAAGCAGGAGAAAGGCACGGGAGGCCAGGGGAAGGGAGATGATGGGAAAGACCCCAGGAGGCCCAAGAGGCCACGCACCATTCTGACCACTCAGCAGAGACGAGCTTTCAAAGCCTCCTTCGAGGTGTCCTCCAAACCCTGCAGAAAG gtgagggagactctggctgctgaGACAGGTCTCAGTGTTCGTGTGGTACAGGTGTGGTTTCAAAACCAGAGAGCCAAG ATGAAGAAGCTGGCAAGaagacagcagcagcaacaggaacAACAGAATTCTCAACGGCTTGGCCAAG AGGTGATGTCCAATCGGATGGAGGGCATGATGAACTCCTTCACGCCACTGGCCCCGCCCCAGCAGCAGCTGGTTGCCATGGATCAGAACGGCTACAGTACGGACCCCTTCCAGCAGGGCCTCACCCCCCCACAGATGCCCGGAGACCACATGAACCCATATG GTAATGACTcaattttccatgacatagacagcGACACATCTTTAACCAGCCTCAGTGACTGCTTCATGGCATCTTCGGAAGTGAACATGCCAGCACGTGTGGGACCCATTGACCGACTCTATTCCATGCAGAACTCTTACTTTGCGTCATGA